Within Fusobacterium gonidiaformans ATCC 25563, the genomic segment TAATTCTCACACATCATATCTTCTTAATTGTTATTTCATAGTTTCCTCGGCCACCATACGATATTCCCTTTGCCATTCCAACATAAATCTTTCTGCATATATTTCTTTTTCCGGTTTTTCATGAAAAACAGAGTTGTCTGTCCACAATTCACATTGTATCATAACGATCCTCAAAGCATCCTCTGCTCCTTCAGGAGGGTATTTATATTTTTTTAATAATTTTTTAATCATCATCCTCATCTTTGCACGAGCTGACTCTTTTTTTTGCCAATCCACCGTTCTATTTTTTCTTAAACTCTCCGTTAATTCTTTTGTCAATGCAATCAACTCTTTATTAGTATCTGCATCCTTAACTGCTTGTGGTTTGCTTAGTGCATCATAAAACGCAAGTTCTTCAGAAGAAAGTCCTAATTCTTTCCCTGCCTCTTGAGCCTCTTGAATCTCTTTTGCTAATTTTAAAAGTTCCTGAACAACTTCTTCGTTCGTCAACATCCCATTTAAATACCGATTCATAGTCTGTTGAATCATCTCACTAAATTTTTCTGATTTTACCACATTACTTCTAGTATAAATTTTTACCTGCTCCGAAATCAACTTTTTTAACAATTCTAAAGCTAGATTTTTTTCTTTCATTTTGGAGATTTCTTCCAAAAAATGAGGATCAAAAATAGAAAATTCTTTTTCGATTCCATCAAATAAATTAATAACTCCCTCGCTTTTTATACTTTGCTTCAGTAGAGAGCTAATTCTTTCATTCATTTCTTTCAAAGAAATTTTCTTACCGGCTCCAGTATTCATCAATTTGATAATTAACACCCTCACAGCCTCAAAAAAAGAGGCTTCATATCTTTGAGATTCTCCTACCAAAGAAGAGCATAGAGATAAAGATTGCTGTAATAACAAAGCTTCTTTTAAAAAGCTTTCTTTCTTTTGTTTCTTTCGAATATCCAACATAAAATTAACTGCTCCACTAATGACTTTCGCTCTTTGCAAATCATTTCCTGTAGAAAACTTTGTATATTCATATCCATGAAATAAATCCTGACAAACAGATAATTTCTCTAAAAACTTTGGATAAGCTACTTTAGAAATATCTTGATCTCCATAATTTTTTCGATCCCGTATTGTATAGTCATTCATCGCTGTCTTTAAAGCAGAAGCAATTCCAATATAATCTACAACCAGTCCTCCAACTTTTTCTTTGAACACTCTATTTACTCTTGCAATTGCTTGCATTAAATTATGTCCTGACATAGGTTTATAAATATACATGGTTGATAGGGAAGGAATATCAAATCCTGTCAGCCACATATCAACCACAATAGCTATTTTTAAAGGGCTACTATTATCCTTAAATTTTTTTGCCAATTCTGCTCGGTGATGTTTATTTCCTATAATTTCTCTCCATTCTTCCGGATCCTTATTACTTTCTGTCATAACAACTGCCACTTTTTCAGTCCAATGAGAATGTATTTCTAAAATTCGTCGATATATTTTCATAGCAATAGAACGTGAATAAGCAACAATCATAACTTTCCCTGTTAGCTCATGTTGACGATAACTTTCATAATGATTTAAAATATCTTGAACTAGAGAGTCAATTGTTTTTTCATTTCCAAGAATTACTTCCATTTGCCCAAGTTCTCGTTTACTTTTCTCAATGACTTCCAAATCGGCATCTTGAGACATTATTTCATATTCTTGATCAATCAGTTTCAAAGTTTCCTCATCTAATTTTAAATGAACAACCCTACTTTCATAATATACAGGTCTTGTGGCTCCATCTTCTACAGCTTGTGTCATATCATAAATATCAATATATTCTCCAAAAACTTCCCTTGTACTTCTGTCTTTTGAAGAAATAGGAGTTCCTGTAAAACCGATATAAGTAGCATTTGGTAAACTATTTCGTATTATTCTTGCTGTTCCTATTACTTTTTTAGCAACTTCTTCTCCCTCATCATTTTTTGTCATTTTTATTTTTTCAGAAAGTCCATATTGCCCACGATGAGCTTCATCTGCAATCACTATAATGTTTCTTCTTTCAGATAATGCTTCCTCTGATTCTTCAAATTTTTGCATGGTTGTAAAAATAATTCCATTTACTTTTCTTCCAGCCAATAATGATTTTAAGTCTTCTCGACTCTTTGCTTGTTCCGGAGTTTGCCTTAAAAAATCTTTGCAATTTACAAATTGTTGATATAACTGATTATCCAAATCATTTCGGTCTGTCAAGACAACAATTGTCGGACTCTCTAAAGCTTCCTGTAATAAATGAGAATAGAAAACCATAGACAAAGATTTCCCACTTCCTTGTGTATGCCAAAACACTCCACCTTTCCCATCTGTTTCTACTGCTCTTCTTGTTGATTCAATTGCTTTCTTTACTGCAAAATACTGATGATATCCCGCCAAAATTTTAATTTTTTTACCTTCTATATTGGAAAAACAAATGAAATTTTTTAGAATATCTAAAAATCTATCCTTTGTGAAAATTCCTTCAAAAAAAGTATCAAATTGTGCATATCTGGTATTTTCATAGCTTCCATCTTTTGTTTTCCATTCCATAAATCTTGTTTCATCAGAGGTAATCGTTCCTGCCTTTGAAATCAATTGATCACTCATCACACAAATACAATTATAAATAAACATAGATGGTATTTCATGCATATAATTTCGTAATTGACTATAAGCTTCCGAAGAATCAACTTCCTCACGAGAAGGAGACTTTAGTTCCATTAATACAACAGGAATTCCATTCAAGAACAAAACAATGTCCGGTCTCTTATTGCTATTTTCAATGAAAGTCCATTGATTAGCTACAATAAAAGAATTCTTCTCAATATGTTTATAATCTACTAAATAGATTTGTGTAGAGTATTGTTCTCCTTGTTCTAAATAACTAACTTCTATTCCATTTTGTAAGAATTCCATAAAAAGATTATTCTTTTCTATTAACTCTCCATTTTCAAAATTCTTGATTTTAAATAAGGCACTTTGAATTGCTTCCAAAGGAGCTTTAGGATTTATCATATGAAGTTGATCCATCAAAACTTCTTCAAATAATGGAGATTCAAAATCTCTTTCAATATCAGGACCATAGACATATTGATATCCCATACTTTGGAAAAGCTGTATGATAGAGTTTTCATAATTTGCTTCGGTAAATGCTTGTAACATTTTATAGATTCCACTCCTCCCAATTATTATTATGATAGAAATTAATTTTTACTTCTGATCTATTTTTTTCTAATAATACAGTAATTCCATATTGATACTTATATTTGCCTTCTGGGTTACAAACTTCCTTTATTTTATTCTCATCTTCTTCTTGATTCTTATTCCAATATGTTTTAAATTCTAAAAATAATATATTCGGTCCTCTACATCCTCTTTTATGAAATATTAAATCTGGAATTATTAATTTTTCTGTAGATGTCAGTCTTTTGGAAGCATCACCACTTCTGTTATACTCAATATCTACATCATATTTTGGATATTATAGAGAAATCAAATTAGAAAAATACACACCAAATTTAAAAATAGCTGCTCTTTCTGAAACTTTCTTCCTAATCAGATAAATATCTCTTTTATATAATAAGTCTAACCCTATTTTAATTATGCTTTTTAAATCTTTTTCTAGTATAATTTCATTTTTCATTTTATTATTTTTTTCTATTTTTATCCTCTCTTTATTGATATTATAAACGATAATTTAGCGGCTTAGAGGTCGATGGCGGAGACATCAACCTCTCCATTCATAAGTTTTGGTAGCAAAGTGTTTCTCAATGCTGACAAACGCTGATTTTCTACGATGTTTTCTGCTATGAGTTCAAACATAGGTTGAACAGATTGATGAAAGCGTTGCAACAAATCATCCGGAGGTAGATAAATCGGTAGGTTCTTAAAATCTGTTTTATTAAATTTAGGTTGTGCAGAACCACCTTTAATTCCTTGTATGAGTGATTGTCCATAAAGCCATTTGAACCAAATATATAGATAATATTGCAAGTTATCCTGTTCCGGACGAAGCAAAATTATGTTGTTACCAAGTGTCATTGGTTTATTAAGCTTTGGACACAAAAACACTCTTCCAACATCGCCAACATTTGAAATGATGATTTCTCCACCATAAAGAACGGATTTTGAAAGAAAGTTATATGAATGTTCATCTACAAATACTTCAAATGTTCCTGATTTCAAATCAGTATTACGTACAAAATAAGCATAATTTGGTTCTTGATAAAGGGTTACATTGGCTTTTAGCGAAGCAAAACTGCCGTTAGCAACATAGTCGGTTACCACTAAAGGTAATTCTCCAGTCTTTAACAACCTAAATGAATTAGGTATATAACCAAACTGAGTTTCGACTAAATTGCTTGAATTGTTGTCAAAGTTGGTAAACCAGCTTTTGAACAGAAGGACTACTTGCTGCTCTAAATTATCGTTTATTTTCTTATTTAATTCAATTTTTTTATCAAGTAATCGTAAAAACTTTGATACTTTTTTTTGTAATTGTAAATTTGGTAAACATATTTCTATATCTTCTACATC encodes:
- a CDS encoding type I restriction endonuclease subunit R, producing MLQAFTEANYENSIIQLFQSMGYQYVYGPDIERDFESPLFEEVLMDQLHMINPKAPLEAIQSALFKIKNFENGELIEKNNLFMEFLQNGIEVSYLEQGEQYSTQIYLVDYKHIEKNSFIVANQWTFIENSNKRPDIVLFLNGIPVVLMELKSPSREEVDSSEAYSQLRNYMHEIPSMFIYNCICVMSDQLISKAGTITSDETRFMEWKTKDGSYENTRYAQFDTFFEGIFTKDRFLDILKNFICFSNIEGKKIKILAGYHQYFAVKKAIESTRRAVETDGKGGVFWHTQGSGKSLSMVFYSHLLQEALESPTIVVLTDRNDLDNQLYQQFVNCKDFLRQTPEQAKSREDLKSLLAGRKVNGIIFTTMQKFEESEEALSERRNIIVIADEAHRGQYGLSEKIKMTKNDEGEEVAKKVIGTARIIRNSLPNATYIGFTGTPISSKDRSTREVFGEYIDIYDMTQAVEDGATRPVYYESRVVHLKLDEETLKLIDQEYEIMSQDADLEVIEKSKRELGQMEVILGNEKTIDSLVQDILNHYESYRQHELTGKVMIVAYSRSIAMKIYRRILEIHSHWTEKVAVVMTESNKDPEEWREIIGNKHHRAELAKKFKDNSSPLKIAIVVDMWLTGFDIPSLSTMYIYKPMSGHNLMQAIARVNRVFKEKVGGLVVDYIGIASALKTAMNDYTIRDRKNYGDQDISKVAYPKFLEKLSVCQDLFHGYEYTKFSTGNDLQRAKVISGAVNFMLDIRKKQKKESFLKEALLLQQSLSLCSSLVGESQRYEASFFEAVRVLIIKLMNTGAGKKISLKEMNERISSLLKQSIKSEGVINLFDGIEKEFSIFDPHFLEEISKMKEKNLALELLKKLISEQVKIYTRSNVVKSEKFSEMIQQTMNRYLNGMLTNEEVVQELLKLAKEIQEAQEAGKELGLSSEELAFYDALSKPQAVKDADTNKELIALTKELTESLRKNRTVDWQKKESARAKMRMMIKKLLKKYKYPPEGAEDALRIVMIQCELWTDNSVFHEKPEKEIYAERFMLEWQREYRMVAEETMK
- a CDS encoding restriction endonuclease subunit S, coding for MNKIKLKKIARSNLYSYNLKEDNWEYINYLDTGNITMNHINEIQHINLRVEKLPSRAKRKVRYNNIIYSTVRPSQKHFGIIKNILPNFLVSTGFVVLEIDPLKADADFIYYFLTQDKITSYLHSIAEQSTSAYPSIKYTDVEDIEICLPNLQLQKKVSKFLRLLDKKIELNKKINDNLEQQVVLLFKSWFTNFDNNSSNLVETQFGYIPNSFRLLKTGELPLVVTDYVANGSFASLKANVTLYQEPNYAYFVRNTDLKSGTFEVFVDEHSYNFLSKSVLYGGEIIISNVGDVGRVFLCPKLNKPMTLGNNIILLRPEQDNLQYYLYIWFKWLYGQSLIQGIKGGSAQPKFNKTDFKNLPIYLPPDDLLQRFHQSVQPMFELIAENIVENQRLSALRNTLLPKLMNGEVDVSAIDL